In Lotus japonicus ecotype B-129 chromosome 5, LjGifu_v1.2, one genomic interval encodes:
- the LOC130718298 gene encoding interactor of constitutive active ROPs 2, chloroplastic, with protein MQTPKARTGTSEVPQRKSPTTPRTARKLKTPGSDPNSASSSPNPASKTPKDRSPKVTERKSPRSPIPEKKRTSRVQELESQLAQLEEDLKRTKDQLNSSESWKRKAQQEAEDAKKQLLAMSKDLDESQQQLMELSASEEERLQELRKISQDRDRAWQSELEAVQKQHSMDSSALVSAMNEIQKLQMQLERARDSEATEIENAESANAETQDMRMELDETLSLVENLKNEVSHSKESESRALEIVDKTQMQLEAANKIIETLQFEGAKEAEVYQSLAVELEQSRVQVKSLEELVSKLQADLGSRANNTTIETGPALENVESEEMNQLKTELVSAKFEAGELKSALEVAEVRYQDEYIQSTLQIRSAFEQLERAKSESFQKQAELYEELKTAKADIEELRASLLDKESQLQGLSEENERLKSRIKQNQPSEIESEFVVELNKLDSDIAELKARLLDRETELQNVTEENNALKMEINTRELEKNKITDEAVASAEAARAAEREALTKLGYIAEEADKNNIRVERVTEQLDAAQAANSELEAELRRLKVQSDQWRKAAEAAASILSTGNNGKFVDRTASLDSSYNNSITGKMGSPYLEDTDDDSPKKKNTNMLKKIGVLWKKNH; from the exons ATGCAGACACCAAAAGCAAG AACTGGTACTTCAGAAGTGCCCCAAAGGAAATCTCCAACAACTCCTCGAACTGCTCGCAAATTGAAGACACCAGGATCCGATCCTAACTCAGCTTCGTCATCTCCAAACCCAGCAAGTAAGACTCCAAAAGATAGGAGCCCAAAGGTCACGGAACGTAAGTCACCACGAAGTCCAATTCCTGAG AAAAAGCGAACAAGCAGGGTCCAGGAATTGGAGTCTCAGCTAGCTCAACTTGAAGAAGATCTGAAGAGAACTAAGGACCAACTTAACTCATCTGAGTCATGGAAGAGAAAAGCTCAGCAGGAGGCTGAAGATGCAAAGAAGCAGCTGTTAGCCATGTCAAAAGACCTGGATGAATCCCAACAACAACTTATGGAACTATCTGCTTCTGAAGAAGAACGGCTTCAAGAGCTCCGTAAAATTTCTCAGGACCGAGATCGAGCATGGCAATCTGAACTAGAGGCTGTCCAGAAGCAGCACTCAATGGACTCATCCGCTTTGGTGTCTGCCATGAACGAAATCCAGAAATTGCAAATGCAACTTGAAAGAGCACGTGATTCTGAAGCTACGGAGATTGAGAATGCAGAGTCAGCAAATGCCGAGACTCAGGACATGAGGATGGAGCTTGATGAAACTCTCTCTTTAGTGGAGAATCTAAAAAATGAGGTAAGCCATAGCAAAGAATCTGAGTCCCGGGCTTTGGAAATAGTTGACAAAACTCAAATGCAATTGGAAGCAGCAAATAAGATCATAGAAACACTCCAGTTTGAAGGTGCGAAAGAGGCTGAAGTTTACCAATCCTTAGCCGTAGAATTGGAGCAATCAAGAGTTCAAGTCAAATCATTGGAGGAACTTGTGAGCAAACTTCAAGCTGACTTGGGCAGCAGAGCTAACAACACAACCATTGAAACTGGACCTGCACTGGAGAATGTAGAAAGTGAGGAGATGAATCAGCTCAAAACTGAGCTTGTCTCAGCCAAATTTGAAGCAGGAGAGTTGAAATCTGCATTGGAAGTTGCTGAGGTACGATACCAGGATGAGTACATCCAGAGCACTTTGCAGATTAGAAGTGCTTTTGAACAACTGGAGCGTGCGAAATCAGAAtcttttcagaaacaagctgaattaTATGAGGAATTGAAAACAGCTAAAGCTGATATTGAAGAGTTAAGGGCAAGCCTGTTGGACAAGGAATCTCAGCTGCAAGGTTTATCAGAAGAGAACGAGAGACTCAAATCAAGGATTAAGCAAAACCAGCCTAGTGAAATAGAATCCGAGTTTGTGGTGGAGCTTAACAAATTGGATTCTGATATAGCTGAGTTGAAGGCAAGGTTATTGGACAGAGAGACAGAACTGCAAAATGTGACCGAGGAAAACAATGCACTCAAGATGGAAATAAACACAAGGGAGTTAGAGAAGAATAAAATCACGGATGAAGCTGTTGCTTCAGCTGAAGCAGCAAGGGCTGCGGAGCGAGAGGCTCTGACGAAACTTGGCTACATAGCAGAAGAAGCtgataaaaataacataagggTAGAACGGGTAACTGAGCAGTTAGATGCTGCACAGGCTGCAAATTCCGAGTTAGAGGCTGAGTTAAGGAGATTGAAGGTGCAGTCAGATCAGTGGAGAAAAGCGGCCGAAGCAGCTGCGTCAATTCTTTCTACTGGAAACAATGGAAAGTTTGTGGATCGCACAGCGTCACTCGACAGTAGCTACAACAACTCTATTACTGGTAAGATGGGTTCGCCTTATTTAGAAGACACTGATGATGACTCGCCCAAGAAGAAAAATACAAACATGTTGAAGAAGATTGGAGTTTTATGGAAGAAGAATCATTAA